In the Phaseolus vulgaris cultivar G19833 chromosome 7, P. vulgaris v2.0, whole genome shotgun sequence genome, one interval contains:
- the LOC137829216 gene encoding uncharacterized protein, whose amino-acid sequence MGAFMACASTWREQAKAKAIEASNLQAVEKEVASLREEKERLARHWERQEEAYKASLKVAQKSKEEANKRLHEVGQAHAELLNQVVPLRVKVADLEDVAKASEAQQKKLEAQCVNREQKLGKTEGELATKTEAFLLLQAENDKLQADVSKLQVEKEFLDKQLATKDSRIEELEKSNKELLKDMANTFEEGFKEALAQATCENPKINTSNCDPGHQIVEGKVVPLNLGE is encoded by the coding sequence ATGGGCGCCTTTATGGCCTGTGCCAGCACCTGGCGCGAGCAAGCGAAAGCCAAGGCCATCGAAGCCTCCAACCTCCAAGCAGTAGAGAAAGAGGTCGCTTCTCTGAGAGAGGAGAAGGAGAGGTTGGCGCGCCACTGGGAACGTCAAGAGGAGGCCTACAAGGCTTCCTTGAAGGTGGCCCAGAAGTCCAAGGAGGAGGCCAACAAGCGACTACACGAGGTGGGGCAGGCGCATGCTGAACTCCTTAACCAAGTTGTGCCCCTCCGAGTGAAGGTTGCGGATCTGGAAGACGTGGCAAAGGCTTCTGAGGCACAACAGAAAAAACTTGAAGCCCAATGCGTTAACCGAGAGCAAAAACTTGGGAAGACTGAGGGGGAGCTAGCTACAAAGACCGAAGCGTTCCTCCTTCTCCAAGCTGAGAACGATAAGCTCCAAGCTGATGTAAGCAAGCTTCAGGTGGAGAAGGAGTTTCTAGACAAGCAGCTTGCCACCAAGGACTCCAGGATTGAAGAGTTGGAGAAGTCCAACAAAGAACTTCTCAAGGATATGGCTAACACCTTTGAGGAGGGATTCaaagaggctctggcccaagcCACGTGCGAAAACCCAAAGATCAATACCTCAAACTGCGATCCCGGCCACCAGATCGTCGAGGGGAAGGTGGTGCCCCTCAACCTTGGGGAATGA